A stretch of DNA from Microbacterium sp. LWS13-1.2:
CACGAGCATCGCGATGCCCGATTCGCTGCGCAACCGGCCGATCGCCTGGTACACGCTCTTCGCGGTGCCGGGAGCGAGACCGAGTGATGCCTCGTCCAGCAGCAGCAAACGCGGCTTCGACATGATGGCGCGGGCGATCGCGAGCATCTGCTGCTCGCCGCCCGAGAGCGCCGAGCCGTTGGAGCGGATCCGGTCCTGCAGCTGCGGGAACAGGTCGAGGCAGTAGTCCATGTCCGACGCGATGCCCTTGCGGTCCTTGCGCTTGTAGGCGCCGACCCTGAGGTTCTCCCGCACCGTCAGGTTGCCGAGCGTGCCGCGCCCCTCCGGCACGTGCGCGATCCCACGTGCGGCGACCTGGTCGGGACGCAGTCCCCGCAGATCCTTGCCGTCGAAGCGGATCGTGCCCGTCGAGCGCACGGTGCCCGAGATCGCGCGCAGCGTCGTGGTCTTTCCGGCGCCGTTCGCGCCGAGGATGCCGACCGCGCCCCCGTCGGGGACCACCAGCGAGACGCCCTCGAGCACCTGGACGCGGCCGTAGAACGCGCGCACGTCGGCCAGTTCAAGCAGCGTCATCGACCGCGTCCTTCCCGATGTAGGCCTCGATGACGCGGGGGTCGGCCTGCGCCTCCGCGGCCGAGCCCTCCATCAGCTTGCGGCCGTGATCGAGCACCACGACGCGGTCGGTGAGCGCCGAGATGAGCCCCATGTTGTGCTCGACGATCACCACCGTGATGTCCTCGTCGCGCACCCGCCGCACCGTCTCGATGAGCTGCTCCACCTCGGCGTGCGGGAGCCCTGCCGCCGGTTCGTCGAGGAGGAGGAGGCCGGGGTGGGTGAGCAGCGCGCGGCAGAGCTCGATGCCCTTGTGCAGTCCGTGCGACAGCTCGTCGGCCCGCATCTGGGCGGCCCACCCAAGGCCGTTGCGCTCCAGGAGGTCGAGCGCCTCCTGCCGCAGCGCCTTCTCGGCGCGCACCGTGCGCGGCAGCCGCAGGGACCACTCCACCGGACCGCCGGGAAGGCGCGTATGGGCGCCGAGGAGCACGTTCTCGAGCACGGTCTCGCGCAGCTGGAGCGCAGGATGCTGGAACGTCCGCGCCAGCCCCTTCCGCGCGAGCGTGGCCGGGGACGACCCGACGACCTCGACGTCATCGATCGTGATGGAGCCGGCGCTCGGCCGGTAGTGACCGCTCACGCAGTTGAAGAGCGACGTCTTGCCGGCGCCGTTGGGACCGACCAGGCCGAAGATCTGACCCGGCTCCACGGTGAAGCTCACGTCCTCGAGCACCTTGACGCCGCCGAAATGAAGGCTGACGTCGCGGACTGCGAGCCGAGCGCCCATGGCTCCACCTTTCGCGTCATCGCGTGTGGTCATCAAGGGGACTCGAGTCCTCCCCCTGCTGGGAAAGCTACGGATCCCCGGAAAGATTGTCAACGATTTTGGTGTGAAGTTTCGCAACCGTGACCCTGCGATTCGATGCTGGCCCGCCCGACCGGGGGATGCGGCATCCGATTCCGTTCAACGGAACAGCGCGGACGAGCCACCAGAAGGAGCTCCTACGCTGACCGCAGCTTCCGCAACAAACAAAGGAGGGTCGACGATGACCGAGACACTCGCCCAGGCGATCGATCGCGCAGGCAGCGCGGTGGAACTGCTGCGCAACCAGAACTGGCCGGCATTCACATTCCCGGTAGCACCGGAGTTCACGAACTGGCGCGACGAGCAGCGGGCCTGGAACACGTCGGTCGCGCTCATGGACCAGTCGCACCACATGACGCAGCTGTTCCTCGACGGCGCCGACCTCATCCCGCTGCTGAGCTCGATCTCGCCCAACACGTTCGCGACGTTCCGTCCCGGCGTCGCGAAGCAGCTGATCTCGGTGAACCGGGACGGCTACCTCATCGGCGACGGCATCCTGTTCTACAACTCCGAGGGCCCCGAAGGGCTGGTGCTCATCGGGCACCACATCCTCATCGACTGGGTGCGGTTCAACGTCGAGAAGGCTCAGGATGCCGGCAAGGACGTGCGATACCGCCTCGAGGCCAACTCGCACATGCGCCAGGGACCGCCGACGTTCTACCGCTACGAGCTGCAGGGGCCCCACGCCGACCTCGTCATGGAGAAGGTGTTCGGCGGGCCGGCGCCCGAGATCAAGTTCTTCCACATCGGCGACGTCACCATCGCGGGGCGGCCGGTCAAGGCGCTCCGCCACGGCATGGCGGGCCAGCCCGGGTTCGAGTTCTACGGACCGTGGGAGGACAACGAGATCGTCCTGAACGCGCTCATGGAGGCGGGCGCCGAGCACGACATCCGCCGCGTCGGAGCCAAGGCGTACTCGTCGTCGCCGCTGGAGTCCGGCTGGGTGCCGACGCCCTTCCCCGCCGTCTTCGACGAGGACTTCGCCGAGTACCGCGCGTGGCTCCCCGCCGCGCGCATCGGCTCCGTCGCCGGCTCGCTGTACTCGAGCGACGTCCACGACTTCTACCTGACGCCGTTCGACATCGGGCTCGGGCGCTCGGTGCGCTTCGACCACGACTACCACGGACGCGAGGCGCTCGAGAAGCACGCCGAGAACCAGCGACGCCGCAAAGTCACGCTGATCTGGAACGCCGACGACGTTGCGGCGGTCGTGCGCTCGCAGGTCGAGCCGGGCACGCCCGCCAAGTACCTCGACTTCCCGAAGGCCCGATACGGGCTCTACCAGATGGACGAGATCCTGAAGGACGGCGAGCGCGTGGGGATCTCGACGGATGCCGGATACGTCGCGTACGACCAGCTCTACATGTCGCTGGCCACCCTGGACGTGGGGCTCCGCGACGGCGATGAGGTCGAGGTGGTGTGGGGCGAGGACCCCATCTCGCACAAGGACTCGGTCGACGCCGACCACCGCCAGGTGCGGATCCGCGCGACCGTCGCCCCCGCGCCGTACCACGACTACGCCCGGACGGTGTACCGCGCGAACGCCTGAGCCGCGTTCGGCGCGTTTCGACTCGCTTCGCTCGCTCAACGACCGGGTCCCGGTCGTTGGGCGGCGTGATCCGGTCGTTGAGCGAGCGAGGAACGAGCGGACGAAACGCCCCACCCCCGGTCGTTGAGCGAGCGAAGAACGAGCGAGACGAAACGCCCCACCCCGGCCGTTGAGCGAGCGAGGAACGAGCGAGACGAAACGCCCCACCCCCGGTCGTTGAGCGAGCGAAGAACGAGCGAGACGAAACGCCCCGGGCTTCCGCTCAACGGAACCCCCGGCGCAGGCGGGGTTACGATGGCGGCGTCATCGAGGAGGATGCCGTGGCACGAGGATCTGCGGGCGAGTCGGTCCTGCACCGCCACCTGCGCGTGCTCGAGAGCTTCGACGCGTGGCATCCGTTCCTCACGCTCAGTGAGATCGCGGACGCCGCGGGCGTGCCCCGCTCGAGCGCGCACCGCCTGATCGCCGAGCTCGAGCGCGAGGGGCTGCTCGAGCGGCTGCCCGACCGCACGTACCGCCTCGGCGTGCGGCTGTGGGAGTTCGCCAGCCGCACGCCGGGCGCCGTCGGTCTCCGCGAGATCGCCCGGCCCTGGCTGGGCGCCGTGCACGAACGGGTGCGACAGCACGCCCAGCTGGGGGTGCTGAGCGGGCGCGACGTGCTGTTCATCGACCGGATGTCGACCCGCGAGGCCGTCGTGAACGCGACGCTCATCGGCGGCCGCATCCCGCTGCACGCGTCGTCCAGCGGTCTCGCGCTGCTCGCCTACGCCGACAGCGCCCTCGTGAACGACGTGATCGCGCGCGGGCTGCGTCCGTACACGCCGCGCACCATCCGCACGGGCGCCGAGCTGCGCGCCCAGCTGCGACGTGTGCGCGAGGACGGGTACGCCGTGACGGAGGGGGCGATCCACGCCGAGTCGCGCGGCATCGCGGTGCCCGTGACCGGACCGGGCGGCAGCGTGTACGCCGCCATCGGCGTGGTGGTCCCCAACGACGGCGCCTCGACCCACGGGTACGCCGAGCTGCTGCGCCGCGCCGCCACCGGCATCGCTCGGGAACTCGCTGCCGCGTACCGGCCCGACGTCGACGAGCGGACCCACGGCATCCGCTCGCTCGTGAGCGGATCGCGCCGCTCGCTCGAGTACCTCGAGAGCCTCGACACCGACCCGCACGACGCCGGCGCGGCGGCAGCCGCGGGCATCTCCGACCCCGCCGCCGGTGCAGGCCTCGGGTCTGCGCCGGTGCTCTAGGGTTGGCGGCCATGACGACGATCGCGATCCTCGGCCTCGGCGAAGCCGGCCGTCGTTACGCCCGCGGCCTGGCGGATGCCGGGGCCGACGTCCGCGCCTTCGACCCCGCCCACGACCTCGGCGACCCCGACGTGCCGCAGTTCGCGACGCTGGCCGACGCCGTCACCGGGGCAGACGTGGCGCTGAGCCTCGTCACCGGGCATGCCGCGGCATCCGTCGCCCGCGAGGCGCTGCCGCACATCGCCGCGGGGGCCGTCTACGCCGATCTCAACACCGCCGCCCCCGACCTCAAGCAGCGCATCGCCCGCCTCGCCGCCGACCACGGGCTCGCGATGGCCGATGTCGCGGTGCTCGCGCCTGTGGTGCGCGCCGGGCACCGGACGCCGCTCCTCGCGAGCGGGACCGGAGCCCGCCAGTTCGCCGAGCGCGTCGGTCCGTTCGAGGTGCCCGTCGAGGTCATCGACGGCGACGCGGGCGAGGCGGCGCGCCTGCGGCTGCTGCGGAGCGTGTTCATGAAGGGGCTGGCGGCGCTCGTGCTCGAGGGACTCGGCGCCGCGCGCGCCGCCGGAGCCGAGGAGTGGCTGCGCGCGCAGATGGCGGACGAGCTGGGTCCCGACGGCGCCGCGCTCGTCGATCGGCTCGTCGACGGCTCGACCCTGCACGCCGTGCGCCGCGAGCACGAGGTGCGCGCGGCCCTGGCGGCCCTCCAGTCGTCGGGACAGCCCGCCGACATGACGCGCGCGACGCTCGCGTGGTTCGAGCGGCTCGCCGCCGAGCGCGATCACGACTGAAGCGCGGCACGATACCCGCATCGCTCGCCCGGCACAACGGCGAAGCGCATTGGACGGAAGTGCCGTTGCCGCCGGTGCGAGCGCATGTCATCGTCGCCGCACACGCACGGCGCCGACCCCACGGCGGCTGCGGTTCACAACGCGAAGGAGCGTCGATGAAATCCACGTTCAGGCGGCTGTCAGCGGTGTCGCTGGCCGTCGCCGCAGCTCTCGTCCTCACGGCCGGCGTCTCGTCGGCCACGGCAGCCCCCGGCGGTCCCCACGCCGGATCGCCCACCCTCACGGCATCCGAGTGCACGTCTCTCGCCGGCCTCACGATCTCCGCGAAGGACATCGGCCTGCCGACGAACGGCGCCGACGTCGAGACGGCGGTGTGGGATGCCGCCGGCAGCTTCTGCGCGGTCACCGGCTGGATCCGCGCGGTCTCGGCACCGCAGGACATGCAGTTCCAGGTGAACCTCCCCGCCCTCTGGAACGAGCGCACGCTGCAGTTCGGCGGCGGCGGGTTCGACGGATCCCTGGTCACCGCGACCGGCGCCTACACCGCCCAGCCGACCGGAACCCCGACCGCGCTGTCGCAGGGCTGGGTCACCCTCGGCTCCGACGGCGGCCACCAGGGCGCACCCGGGTTCGACGGCACCTTCCAGCTCGACGAGGAGTTGTTCCTCAACTACGGGCAGTGGTCGGTCAAGAAGGCGCATGATGCGGCCGCGGTGGTCATCGAGGCGGCCTACGGCATGGACGCCGACTGGTCGTACTTCATCGGCGGCTCACAGGGCGGGCACGAGGCCCTCGACGCGGCGGCGCGCTACCCGAAGGACTACGACGGCGTCATCGCGAACTACCCGGCCTACAACGTCACGATGATGCACGTGGGCGCGGTCAACTTCCGCGACGCGCTGCAGCTCGAGGGCGGCACCGGGCACCTCAACTCCGCCGAGACGGCGACGATCACGAACGCGGTCTACGCGACCTGCGACGGGCTGGACGGGGCCGTGGACGGGATCGTCAGCAACGTCTCCGGCTGCGACGCGGCGTTCGACATCCAGTCCCTCGCCTGCCCGACAGGGGTGGATGCCGCCACCGTCGACACCTGCCTCTCGGATGTCGAGATCGCGGCCGCGGTGAAGATCAGCACCGACTACGACCTGGGCATCGACATCGAGGGCAACTCGATCTTCGCGAAGAGCGCACTCCTCGAAGGGGCCCTGTACCAAGGCTTCGCGGGCTTCGGCACCAGCGCGCAGGCGCAGGGCCTGCAATTCGCCGTGTTCGAGGCCACGATGCGGCACGGCGTCGCGGGTGATCCCCCCGGGTTCGACCCGTACACGGTCGATCCGCTGGACTACGCCGAGCGGGTGCAGGAGGTCGGCGAGATCATGGACGTGACGGATGTCTCGCTGAACCAGTTCCGCGCACACGGGGGCAAGATCATCCTGACGCACGGCACCATCGACGACTTCATCACGCCGCACAACACCGTGCAGTACTGGGAGGCACTCCAGGACGAGTTCGGCAAGCGCCTCGACTCGTTCGCGCAGTTCTACATGGTGCCCGGCTGGGGCCACGGCCAGGGTCGATTCGTGGCGCAGTACGACGGCCTCGACGCGATCGTCGACTGGGTCGAGCAGGGCGTCGCCCCGTCCGGCCTCGTCGCCAGCGACGGCAACGCAGGCGCCGATCGCGCGCGCCCGATGTGCGAGTACCCGGCGTGGCCGCAGTACTCGGGCTCCGGATCGATCGACGACGCGAGCTCGTACTCCTGCGTGACGGGATGATCGCGCGAGCCGTCTCGTCGTGACCTGCGAAGGCCCCGGGGTTCGCCCCGGGGCCTTCGCTCGTGCCGATCAGCCGGCGGACGCGGCCGGCAGCGTGTGCGCGTCGAGCGACGAGAAGTAGTCCAGCGACCTCCGTGAGGTGCTCGCGAGCGTGCGCATGCCGTACGCACCCGCGCCGCCCGCCGCCTCGAGCGCACGCGAGATGCCTGCGGCCGCCACGGTGAGGAGCTCGACCGCCGCCTGCGGCGAGGTGCGGTCGTTGGGCACGACGACGCCCAGCGACGCGTGCACCAGACCGTGCGCATCGAGGATCGGCACCGCGATGCCCCGCGATTCGCGGTGAATGTGCCCGTCGGTGACGGCGAACCCGTCCGCCCGCACCCGGCGCAGCCGTGCGCGCAGCTCCTCCCCGGTGCGGATGGTCGCCGACGTGTACGCCGGCCAGCCGGCCGCGATCACGTCCGCCACGACGCCCGGCTCGGAGTGGGCGAGCAGCACCAGGCCGCTCGAGCTGACCGGCAGCGGCACGCGGCCGCCGATCACGGTGGCGTTGACGACCGCCTCCCTGGTCGAGAGGCGCTCGATGAAGAGCACGTCCCGCCCGCTCAGCACCCCGAGCTGCGTGTGCTGACGCACGCGCGCGTGCACGGCCTCGAGCCACGGCCGCGCGAGCTCCCGAAGCCCGAGGGCGCCGGGGGTCCGCGACGCGAACTCCCACAGCCGGATGCCGAGCCGGTACGAGCGGTCCGGCATCCGTTCGAGCAGGCCCTCCCGCTCGAGCTCGGCGACGAGACGGTGGGTGGTCGACACGGCGAGGCCGGTCGTCTCGACGATCTCGGTCAGCGTGAGGAACGGGCGCAGCACGTCGAACGCCTGCAGCACCCGCAGGTGCTTGTGCAAGACGGACTCACCGTCCGAGCCGCGTGCCACGTCGAACCTCCTTCGGATCGGGGGACGGATGCCGGGCCCACCGGCCGCTCAGCCTGGTCATCGAGCCTGTCGACGCGCCCGGCACCGGCGCCGCGCACCGGCGCCGCAGGCTAGGCCGCTCCGGCGGTGCGCCAGCCGCCGTGGTACTCCTGCCGCACGGTCTCGGCGTACGGCACCGGGCTGACCACGGCGCGCACCGCGATCTGCTCGTGCGGCTCGACCGTGGTCTTGCCCGAGCCACCGTCGGGTTCGCCCCACACCACGCGCACCTCTGCGCCGATCGGCACGTCTCTGTCGACCGTCGCCAGCGACAGGCCGCGCTTCTCGTTGGCGGTGATGCCGGTGAAGAGCGACAGCCCCACGGTGCTCCCGTCCGCGTCGATCACGGCGTCGTAGTTGGACGAGCCGTAGTTCGCGTTGGGCAGGTCGAAGAACTGGTATCCCGGCCCCTCGCGGTCGAGCACGCTGGTGAGGATGCGGCCGAGGTCCTCGTCGTTCCACGCGAGCGTGACCTTCTTGCGCTGCGCCTCGGGATCGACCTGCTCGAGGGCCTCGCGGCCGATGAAGTCGTGGTCGAACTTCACGAACGAGCCGTAGCCGAGGTCCCACGGGTTCAGGTAGTAGTCCTCGATGTCGTCCGACACGAACGATCCGGCGAGGGCGTTGATCGCCTCGTAGCTGCTCGCCGGCAGCCACTCGCGGTAGCGCCGCTCGATGTCTCCGCCGGTGTAGATCGCGGGAAGCGGCGACGGGATCCACCCCGACTCGAGGGTGTTCGACGAGTACGCGCGAGAGCCGCACGGCTCGAGCCCGAACTCGCGCCCCGCCTCGAGCACGGCATCCCGGATCCTCCCGTGCTGCGCGTACGGCCCCCAGATCTCGAGGCCGGGGGCTCCGGCCATGCCGTGCCGGAGCGTGCGCACGTGCTCCCCGGCGATCTCGAGCTCACCCATGTGGAAGAACCGCACCTGCTCGACCTCGCGGCCCGCCAGCTTCTCGATGATCGGCCAGGCGTTCGGGCCCTGGATCTGGAAGCGATAGAACTCCCGCGTCACCGCCTCGCCGTACGGCCGCGACGGCGAGCGGTCGTCGTAGCGGGTCTCGACGTCGTAGCCGCCGGTCTCGGCGTGGAACTGCAGCCAGTTGGCGCCGGGCGCGCGGCCCACATAGACGTATTCGTCCTCGGCGAGGTGGAACAGGATGCCGTCGCCGATCACCCCGCCGGTCGACGAGGTCGGCACGAACTGCTTGGCGGTGTTCACCGGGAAGTTCGCGAACGAGTTGATGCCGGTGTCCGACAGCAGCTTCAGCGCGTCGGGGCCGGTCATGAAGAAGTTCACCATGTGGTGCGTCTGGTCGTAGAGCACCGCCGTCTCGCGCCAGGCCCTCTGCTCGCGGCGCCAGTTCGTGAACTCCGCAGGAACGACGGGGTAGATGTAGGTGCCGAGCTGCGAGTTCCGCAGCATGTCGACCACGCTCCCCCGTTGCTCCATGAGCTCCTGCAGATTGCTCGCCATGAGTTCCTCGACTTCCTCGTCCAGTGTTCCGGGGTGACCTGAGCGCGATGCTACGTGTCCGCTATACCTACGTCCAGAGGTATTTGGTCGCCACAATTGTAGACAATTTGTTGACCATTTCGCCATGGGTGTGATTCGCTGGCCCCATGACAGACACTGCCGACACGCTCCTCGTCGTCAGCGCCCACGCCGGCGACTTCGTCTGGCGGGCAGGCGGCGCGATCGCCGCCGCGGCCCTCCGCGGCGAGCGCGCGGTGGTCGCCTGCCTGTCGTACGGCGAGCGGGGCGAGTCGGCCAGCCAGTGGCTCGACGGCAAGTCGCTGGACGAGATCAAGCGCATCCGCCGCGACGAGGCCGAGGCCGCGGCATCCGCTCTCGGAGCCGAGATCGAATTCCTCGACCTGGGCGACTACCCGCTCGTCGAGTCGCGCGAGGCCGTCGCGCGCCTGGTCGACCTGTACCGGCGGGTGCAGCCCACGGTGGTGCTGACGCACACGCTCCGCGACCCGTACAACGGCGACCACCCCGCGGCTGCGCGCATGGCGCTCGACGCCCGCGTGCTGGCGCAGGCGATCGGCGTGGCGAACTCCGACGGCAGCTACCCCTCGAAGGACGACATCATCGGTGCCCCGCCCGTCTTCTTCTTCGAGCCGCACCAGCCCGAGCAGTGCGATTTCACCCCGAACGTCCTGCTCGACATCACCGAGGCGTTCCCGCGCAAGCGCGCGGCGATGGAGTGCCTGCCCGCCCAGAAGCACATGTGGTGGTACTACACCGACCTCGCGACCCGCCGCGGCGTGCAGCTCAAGCGCAACGCCGGCCCGAACCTGGGCCTGCCCCACGACACGATGGGCGAGGCCTACATGCGGCACTTCCCGCAGGTCACCCAGGTGCTGTCATGAGCGGATGGACCTTGTCATGAGCGGTCCGGTGGTCGTCACCGACATCGCCCGTGCGGATGCCGCGACCGCCGACGCGCTCGGCGTGCACGGCGTCGCGACCGTGCACGAGGCCATGGGCCGGACCGGGCTCGTGGGTGCCGGCATCCGTCCCATCCAGGAGGGGGTCCGGATCGCCGGCACGGCCGTCACCGTGCTGTGTCACCCCGGCGACAACCTCATGATCCACGCGGCCGTCGAGCAGTGCCGCGCCGGCGATGTGCTGGTGGTGACGACGACGTCGCCGTCGATCGACGGGGCGTTCGGCGAGCTGTTCGCCACCGCCCTGCACGCCCGAGGTGTACGCGGACTCGTCACGACGACCGGTGTGCGCGACGTCGCGGAGCTGCGGGCGATGGGGTTCCCGGTGTGGTCGGCGGCCGTCTTCGCCCAGGGCACCGTCAAGGCCACGCCCGGCTCGGTCAACGTGCCGATCACCCTCGGTGCGGTCACGGTCGCCCCCGGCGACGTCATCGTCGCCGACGACGACGGCGTGCTGCGGGTCCCGCGGCGCGGCGCGGACGCGGCGCTCGACGCGGCGGACGCGCGCCTCGCGAAGGAGGAGGCCGACCGTGAGGCGTACCGCGGCGGCCGGCTGAGCCTCGACCGCAAGGGACTTCGGCCGCTCCTGGCCGACCTCGGCGTCGAGTACCTCACGCAGGCGGACTGGGAGGCGCAGGACCGTGGACGCGGCTGAGCCGCCGGTCGCGACGGGGCCATCGGCTGCGACGGGCCCATCGGCTGCGACGGGGCCGTCGGGTGCGACGTGGCCGTCGGTCGCGGCGGCGGTGCGCGACGGCATCCGCTGCATGCTCATGCGCGGCGGCACCTCGAAGGGGGCGTACTTCCTCGCCTCGGACCTGCCGAGCGACCCCGGAGCGCGCGACGACCTGCTCCTGCGGATCATGGGGTCGCCCGACCCGCGCCAGATCGACGGCATCGGCGGCGCGCACCCGCTCACCAGCAAGGTCGCGATCGTGTCGCGCTCCGCGGTGGAGGGCATCGACGTCGACTACCTGTTCCTGCAGATCGGCGTCGACGCCGCGACCGTGGGCGATGCACAGACCTGCGGCAACCTGCTCGCCGGCATCGGACCGTTCGCGGTCGAGCGCGGCCTCGTCCCCGCGACCGGGGAGCGCACGACGGTCCGCATCCGGCTGCTGAACACCGGCGACATCGCCACCGCCGGGTTCGCGACCATCGACGGGCGCCCCGAGTACGACGGCGACGCGGTCATCGACGGCGTTCCCGGCACGGCATCCGCGATCGAGCTCGAAGTCGGCGGCGGGGCCGATAAGCCGCTCCTTCCGACCGGCCGCGCCTCCGACGACATCGACGGCCACACGGTCACCCTCATCGACAACGGGATGCCGGTGGTGCTGCTGCGCGGCGAGGAGTTCGGCGTGGACGGGTCCGAGCCGCCCGCGGCGCTGGAGGCCGACGATGCGCTCGCGGGCCGCATCGAGCGCGTGCGGCTCGGCGCCGGTCCGCTGATGGGGCTCGGCGACGTCTCCGGGCAGACGGTGCCGAAGATGATCCTGCTCTCGCCGCCCCGCGAAGGCGGCGCGATCTCGACCCGCGCCTTCATCCCCGCCCGCGTGCACACGGCGATCGG
This window harbors:
- a CDS encoding 4-oxalomesaconate tautomerase; this encodes MDAAEPPVATGPSAATGPSAATGPSGATWPSVAAAVRDGIRCMLMRGGTSKGAYFLASDLPSDPGARDDLLLRIMGSPDPRQIDGIGGAHPLTSKVAIVSRSAVEGIDVDYLFLQIGVDAATVGDAQTCGNLLAGIGPFAVERGLVPATGERTTVRIRLLNTGDIATAGFATIDGRPEYDGDAVIDGVPGTASAIELEVGGGADKPLLPTGRASDDIDGHTVTLIDNGMPVVLLRGEEFGVDGSEPPAALEADDALAGRIERVRLGAGPLMGLGDVSGQTVPKMILLSPPREGGAISTRAFIPARVHTAIGVLMAASVAAALRIPGAVGHDIAGPLTGDETPVEHPSGTFPSRVEVTRDPDGTWRATSFSLRTARKLFDGMVFPRPRR